One Deinococcus depolymerans genomic region harbors:
- a CDS encoding glycosyltransferase family 4 protein: MRVGIVTATYLPSRNGVATSTALFARGLRDLGHEVRIFAPRHPQMPPREDGVYRLNSSFAGARALGAPADYPVMLAPGPLLTSRLPLRDLDVLHTMHPFLAGQLALRWSRLSGAPVVYTAHTQYDQYLHYAPMPGRVGRAVLRPHVSAFARRVDAVLAPGRAMVDMLREYGFQGRVDLLANPVDLAAFRAASGAAFRAEFHVGPDTPLVMYLGRLAPEKNLDVMLRAFTRARASRPELRLLVVGDGPSRAPLQAQAPEGVTFTGPVPYARVPGALAAADVFITASTSEVLPMSMIEALAAGTPLVAAQSPAALDLIEEGVNGTVRAATPAELADGLLGTLHPDRLPTLQEGARLSAARYDLPVRAAELEAVYDRARAGRSRRRRD; this comes from the coding sequence GTGCGCGTCGGGATTGTCACTGCTACCTACCTGCCGTCCCGCAACGGGGTGGCGACCAGCACGGCCCTGTTCGCCCGGGGTCTGCGTGACCTGGGCCACGAGGTGCGGATCTTCGCGCCCCGCCACCCGCAGATGCCGCCCCGCGAGGACGGCGTGTACCGCCTGAACTCGTCGTTCGCGGGCGCGCGGGCGCTGGGCGCCCCGGCCGATTACCCCGTGATGCTGGCGCCGGGGCCGCTGCTGACCTCGCGCCTGCCGCTGCGGGACCTGGACGTGCTGCACACCATGCACCCGTTCCTGGCGGGACAGCTGGCGCTGCGCTGGTCGCGGCTGTCGGGCGCGCCCGTGGTGTACACGGCGCACACGCAGTACGACCAGTACCTGCACTACGCGCCCATGCCGGGCCGGGTGGGCCGGGCGGTGCTGCGCCCGCACGTGAGCGCCTTCGCGCGCCGGGTGGACGCGGTGCTCGCGCCGGGCCGGGCGATGGTGGACATGCTGCGCGAGTACGGCTTTCAGGGCCGCGTGGACCTGCTGGCGAACCCGGTGGACCTCGCGGCGTTCCGCGCGGCGAGCGGCGCGGCCTTCCGCGCCGAGTTTCACGTGGGGCCGGACACGCCGCTGGTCATGTACCTGGGCCGGCTGGCCCCGGAGAAGAACCTGGACGTGATGCTGCGCGCCTTCACGCGGGCGAGGGCCAGTCGTCCGGAACTGCGGCTGCTGGTGGTCGGGGACGGCCCCAGCCGCGCGCCCCTGCAGGCGCAGGCGCCGGAGGGCGTGACCTTCACCGGTCCCGTCCCGTACGCCCGCGTGCCCGGGGCGCTGGCGGCCGCCGACGTGTTCATCACGGCCAGTACCAGCGAGGTGCTGCCCATGAGCATGATCGAGGCGCTCGCGGCGGGCACGCCCCTGGTCGCCGCGCAGAGTCCCGCCGCGCTGGACCTGATCGAGGAGGGCGTGAACGGCACGGTGCGGGCCGCCACGCCCGCAGAACTGGCGGACGGCCTGCTGGGCACCCTGCACCCGGACCGCCTGCCGACATTGCAGGAGGGCGCGCGCCTGAGTGCCGCCCGGTACGACCTGCCGGTGCGGGCCGCCGAGCTGGAAGCCGTGTACGACCGTGCCCGCGCCGGACGTTCCCGCAGACGGCGGGACTGA
- a CDS encoding thioesterase family protein yields the protein MQAIPEGFTQTLTVTVTDEMTVNFGELGRLHPVYATYWMARHFEEAGRKIILPFLEDGEGGIGTQVDVTHTASALPGMRLTVTATFERQEGRRVIARMVAVNELGDEIGRGATTQMVLPQARIDANFDTLRQRWAGHVGTQGAASGAP from the coding sequence ATGCAAGCCATTCCCGAGGGGTTCACGCAGACCCTGACCGTGACCGTGACCGACGAGATGACCGTGAACTTCGGCGAGCTGGGCCGCCTGCACCCGGTGTACGCCACGTACTGGATGGCCCGGCACTTCGAGGAGGCGGGCCGCAAGATCATCCTGCCGTTCCTGGAAGACGGCGAGGGCGGCATCGGCACGCAGGTGGACGTGACGCACACCGCCAGCGCCCTGCCCGGCATGCGCTTGACCGTGACCGCCACCTTCGAGCGGCAGGAGGGCCGGCGCGTGATCGCCCGCATGGTCGCCGTGAACGAACTCGGGGACGAGATCGGGCGTGGCGCGACCACGCAGATGGTGCTGCCGCAGGCGCGCATCGACGCGAACTTCGACACCCTCCGGCAACGCTGGGCCGGGCACGTCGGGACGCAGGGCGCCGCAAGCGGGGCGCCGTGA
- the hisA gene encoding 1-(5-phosphoribosyl)-5-[(5-phosphoribosylamino)methylideneamino]imidazole-4-carboxamide isomerase: MSSPLIIPCVDIQSGRAVRLFEGDPDRETVYFDSPLDAARHWVSLGAGLVHLVDLDAATGRGENRAVIAQITGELGVPVEVGGGVRSREAAGDLLRLGVDRVVIGTAAVKHPELVRDLIAAHGPERVVVSLDARGLEVATHGWVQGSGVMVADLTPGLADAGLETLIFTDVTRDGTLRGLDRDLMRQVRQLWTNTLIVGGGVANVDDVRLLQEEHIEGAIVGRAIYEGTLPYPVTLD, from the coding sequence ATGAGTTCGCCGCTGATCATTCCCTGCGTGGACATCCAGTCCGGCCGCGCCGTGCGCCTGTTCGAGGGTGACCCCGACCGCGAGACCGTGTACTTCGACTCGCCGCTCGACGCCGCGCGCCACTGGGTGAGCCTGGGCGCGGGCCTGGTGCACCTGGTCGACCTGGACGCCGCCACCGGCCGCGGCGAGAACCGCGCCGTGATCGCGCAGATCACGGGCGAACTGGGCGTGCCGGTCGAGGTGGGCGGCGGCGTCCGCAGCCGCGAGGCCGCCGGGGACCTGCTGCGCCTGGGCGTGGACCGCGTCGTGATCGGCACGGCCGCCGTCAAGCACCCGGAACTGGTGCGCGACCTGATCGCCGCGCACGGCCCGGAACGGGTGGTCGTGAGCCTCGACGCACGCGGCCTGGAGGTCGCCACGCACGGCTGGGTGCAGGGCAGCGGCGTGATGGTCGCCGACCTGACCCCTGGCCTGGCCGACGCGGGCCTGGAGACCCTGATCTTCACGGACGTCACCCGCGACGGCACCCTGCGCGGCCTGGACCGCGACCTGATGCGGCAGGTGCGGCAGCTGTGGACGAACACCCTGATCGTGGGCGGCGGCGTGGCGAACGTGGACGACGTGCGCCTGCTGCAGGAGGAACACATCGAGGGCGCCATCGTGGGCCGCGCCATCTACGAGGGCACCCTGCCGTACCCCGTCACGCTGGACTGA
- a CDS encoding VC0807 family protein — protein MSQAAPTPTPDAPDAHPSPKARVPKTVWDLIFTLLIPILILSPNILGSGISIAEQVFGGGAAGNVRAYLLAALIPVAYVLWDLAVNRNVSPVALIGGAGAIFSGALAFWYVDGFWYAIKDSARSYLTGLLFLISAATSVPLFRVFLDASSIGESPEHRAATQQAMRDPGVHRSLAQATVVFAVVDLIGGMVNSAVNYARVTAKFGTDAFNAQVAEVNALMRIPGLLITLAGVAVAIWLVNRAVQARYGAGASLFEPGKLLERMRERGEPVT, from the coding sequence ATGAGCCAAGCGGCCCCCACCCCCACGCCCGACGCCCCTGATGCCCACCCCAGCCCGAAGGCCCGCGTGCCGAAGACCGTCTGGGACCTGATCTTCACGCTGCTGATCCCGATCCTGATTCTCAGTCCGAACATCCTGGGCAGCGGCATCAGCATTGCCGAGCAGGTGTTCGGCGGAGGCGCCGCCGGGAACGTCCGCGCGTACCTGCTGGCCGCCCTGATTCCCGTGGCGTACGTGCTGTGGGACCTCGCCGTGAACCGCAACGTCAGCCCGGTCGCGCTGATCGGCGGGGCAGGCGCGATCTTCAGCGGCGCGCTGGCCTTCTGGTACGTGGACGGCTTCTGGTACGCCATCAAGGACTCGGCCCGCTCGTACCTGACGGGGCTGCTGTTCCTGATCAGCGCGGCGACCAGCGTGCCGCTGTTCCGGGTATTCCTGGACGCCAGTTCCATCGGCGAGAGCCCCGAGCACCGCGCCGCCACGCAGCAGGCCATGCGCGACCCCGGCGTGCACCGCAGCCTCGCGCAGGCGACCGTGGTGTTCGCGGTCGTCGACCTGATCGGCGGGATGGTGAACAGCGCCGTGAACTACGCCCGCGTGACCGCGAAGTTCGGCACGGACGCCTTCAACGCGCAGGTGGCCGAGGTGAACGCCCTGATGCGCATTCCGGGCCTGCTGATCACGCTGGCCGGCGTGGCCGTCGCGATCTGGCTGGTCAACCGCGCCGTGCAGGCCCGCTACGGCGCGGGCGCCAGCCTGTTCGAGCCCGGCAAGCTGCTCGAGCGCATGCGCGAGCGCGGCGAACCCGTCACCTGA
- a CDS encoding YihY/virulence factor BrkB family protein, which produces MTDAHRRGPYTAQHEGRPVMKFSPLSAFTLLREAALAFGQDKAPRLAAAIAYYAMFSLAPLLLLAVVVAGRFLTNNAVLDQLFGPGGLIAQNLGTDTATLLRGLVNTDSLQRGSLVASIAAFVTLFMGATGLFVQLQDALNSMWGADPGPPQGFVNVLWTRLKSFLMILAIGLLLIAFLGVNTYLSVIAQRLGDTIGAGAFFVRAGTALLSVLFLAPVFAGIYKLLPDVKLEWREVWVGGFFTSALFTLGQLGIGLYLGQAAPGSAFGAAATLIVLLLWIYYSAMIFFFGAEVTWVYSQKYGTHAGGAANTAKKQALAAQGAEIDPSESPQERDAKRQADRPVRDSRGRVLGVPVPRVLPRVPRREEGRVLPTVRAALWNAVTAVLAVPAVIVLRVLGITGGRRR; this is translated from the coding sequence ATGACGGACGCCCACCGGCGCGGCCCGTACACTGCCCAGCATGAAGGACGGCCGGTCATGAAGTTCAGTCCCCTCTCGGCTTTCACGCTGCTGCGCGAGGCGGCCCTGGCATTCGGGCAGGACAAGGCGCCGCGGCTGGCGGCCGCCATCGCGTACTACGCCATGTTCAGCCTCGCGCCGCTGCTGCTGCTGGCCGTGGTCGTCGCCGGACGGTTCCTGACGAACAACGCTGTGCTGGACCAGCTGTTCGGCCCCGGCGGCCTGATCGCTCAGAACCTGGGCACCGACACCGCCACGCTGCTGCGCGGCCTGGTGAACACCGACAGCCTGCAGCGCGGGTCGCTGGTGGCGTCCATCGCGGCGTTCGTGACGCTGTTCATGGGCGCCACCGGGCTGTTCGTGCAGTTGCAGGACGCCCTGAACTCCATGTGGGGCGCGGACCCCGGCCCGCCGCAGGGCTTCGTGAACGTCCTGTGGACCCGCCTGAAATCGTTCCTGATGATCCTGGCCATCGGGCTGCTGCTGATCGCGTTCCTCGGCGTGAACACGTACCTGTCGGTCATCGCGCAGCGGCTGGGCGACACCATCGGCGCGGGGGCGTTCTTCGTGCGGGCCGGGACGGCGCTGCTGTCCGTGCTGTTCCTGGCGCCCGTGTTCGCCGGCATCTACAAGCTGCTGCCCGACGTGAAACTGGAGTGGCGGGAGGTGTGGGTGGGGGGGTTCTTCACGTCGGCGCTGTTCACGCTCGGGCAGCTGGGCATCGGCCTGTACCTGGGGCAGGCCGCGCCGGGCAGCGCCTTCGGGGCCGCCGCGACGCTGATCGTGCTGCTGCTGTGGATCTACTACTCGGCCATGATCTTCTTCTTCGGGGCGGAGGTCACGTGGGTGTACTCGCAGAAGTACGGCACGCACGCGGGCGGCGCGGCCAACACCGCCAAGAAGCAGGCGCTGGCCGCGCAGGGCGCCGAGATCGACCCCAGCGAGAGCCCGCAGGAACGCGACGCGAAACGGCAGGCCGACCGGCCGGTGCGGGACAGTCGCGGCCGGGTGCTGGGCGTGCCGGTCCCGCGCGTCCTGCCCCGCGTGCCGCGCCGCGAGGAGGGCCGGGTGCTGCCCACCGTGCGCGCCGCGCTGTGGAACGCCGTGACGGCCGTCCTGGCCGTGCCCGCCGTGATCGTGCTGCGCGTGCTGGGCATCACGGGCGGACGGCGCAGGTAG
- the dnaX gene encoding DNA polymerase III subunit gamma/tau: protein MSAIYQRARPVRWEDVVGQEHVKDVLRAALSQGRVGHAYLFSGPRGVGKTTTARLIAMTANCTGPMPKPCGECESCLSVRAGSHPDVMEIDAASNNSVDDVRDLREKVSLAAMRGGKKIYILDEAHMMSRAAFNALLKTLEEPPSHVIFILATTEPEKIIPTILSRCQHYRFRRLTPEEIAGKLGGLVQREGARADGDALHLIGRLADGAMRDGESLLERMLAAGTAITRAAVEDALGLPPGERVRGVAAALVGGDAGAAISGAAALYRDGFAARTVVEGLVAALGAALHAELGLKDSGPEARLDGADVPRLLKLQAALDEQEARFARAADQQSLELALTHALLAADTGGGVAPAGAGAAVPADLTQRLNRLEKELASLRARPAAGGPVVSAPVADFDPGARRAPAPAAARAGTPDAGSSEPPVPTGGSWPDVVRQASIQLRAFLKPARQHAEPGYVSLSYDERSAFHAKQVAAKFDDIARIVLKVFGPVTFELIAPEGGRRVNLGGPGGGGGGGTPVPSGPLSGGPRGGAAPAPSPDPAPAASARPAPVQTAAQTAAVQGPPPVAPFDPGRAAPRRAARGPDFGPLPSDGPTGPGGVATLPPRPERHVPPRSPDDVAPAPLPDDPFAGAHLTDAPPAPADAAGGDRLPPPARERELYIVEPITEEPDWNAFGGPDILGGLPPEEDMPFGNVSLPAPPSPAVPETRAAPPPPRPAAQDAAPAPADGRSAPAPSRPGDIRAHPHYELIRTRFSGRVREIGKNRNVPAAPVTDDSDDTDDSEA, encoded by the coding sequence GTGAGCGCCATCTACCAGCGGGCCCGGCCGGTCCGGTGGGAGGACGTGGTCGGGCAGGAACACGTCAAGGACGTGCTGCGCGCCGCGCTGTCGCAGGGGCGGGTGGGGCACGCGTACCTGTTCAGCGGGCCGCGCGGGGTCGGGAAGACCACCACCGCCCGCCTGATCGCCATGACCGCCAACTGCACCGGCCCCATGCCCAAACCCTGCGGTGAGTGCGAATCCTGCCTGAGCGTGCGGGCCGGATCGCACCCGGACGTCATGGAGATCGACGCGGCCAGCAACAACTCCGTGGACGACGTGCGCGACCTGCGCGAGAAGGTCTCGCTGGCCGCCATGCGCGGCGGGAAGAAGATCTACATCCTCGACGAGGCGCACATGATGAGCCGCGCCGCGTTCAACGCCCTCCTGAAGACGCTGGAGGAGCCACCCAGCCACGTGATCTTCATCCTGGCGACCACCGAACCCGAGAAGATCATCCCGACCATCCTGTCGCGCTGCCAGCACTACCGCTTCCGCCGCCTGACGCCCGAGGAGATCGCCGGGAAGCTCGGCGGACTGGTGCAGCGTGAGGGCGCACGCGCCGATGGTGACGCCCTGCACCTGATCGGCCGTCTGGCCGACGGCGCCATGCGCGACGGTGAGAGCCTGCTCGAACGCATGCTGGCCGCCGGGACCGCCATCACCCGCGCCGCCGTGGAGGACGCGCTGGGCCTCCCGCCGGGCGAACGGGTGCGCGGCGTCGCCGCCGCGCTGGTCGGCGGGGACGCGGGGGCCGCCATCAGCGGCGCGGCCGCCCTGTACCGCGACGGGTTCGCGGCCCGCACGGTCGTCGAGGGGCTCGTCGCGGCGCTCGGCGCGGCCCTGCACGCCGAACTGGGCCTGAAGGACAGCGGTCCGGAAGCCCGCCTGGACGGCGCGGACGTGCCCAGACTCCTGAAACTCCAGGCGGCGCTGGACGAACAGGAAGCCCGTTTCGCCCGCGCCGCCGACCAGCAGAGCCTGGAACTGGCCCTCACGCACGCCCTGCTCGCCGCCGACACGGGCGGCGGGGTGGCCCCGGCCGGGGCCGGCGCGGCCGTCCCGGCGGACCTCACGCAGCGCCTGAACCGGCTGGAAAAGGAACTCGCCAGCCTGCGCGCCCGCCCCGCCGCCGGGGGGCCAGTGGTGAGCGCCCCGGTCGCGGACTTCGATCCCGGCGCCCGCCGCGCCCCCGCCCCGGCTGCGGCCCGCGCGGGCACGCCGGACGCCGGGAGCAGCGAGCCGCCCGTCCCGACCGGCGGCAGCTGGCCGGACGTGGTGCGGCAGGCCAGCATCCAGCTGCGCGCCTTCCTGAAACCCGCCCGGCAGCACGCCGAGCCCGGCTACGTGAGCCTCTCGTACGACGAGCGCAGCGCCTTCCACGCCAAGCAGGTCGCCGCGAAGTTCGACGACATTGCCCGCATCGTGCTGAAGGTGTTCGGGCCGGTCACCTTCGAACTGATCGCCCCGGAAGGCGGCCGCCGCGTAAACCTCGGCGGGCCGGGCGGGGGCGGTGGGGGCGGGACCCCCGTGCCTTCCGGCCCGCTGTCCGGCGGCCCGCGCGGCGGGGCGGCCCCGGCCCCCAGTCCGGACCCCGCCCCGGCCGCCTCGGCCCGCCCGGCCCCAGTGCAGACGGCGGCCCAGACGGCAGCGGTCCAGGGGCCGCCCCCGGTCGCGCCGTTCGACCCGGGCCGGGCCGCGCCGCGCCGCGCCGCACGCGGGCCGGACTTCGGGCCTCTGCCGTCCGACGGGCCCACCGGGCCCGGCGGCGTCGCCACGCTGCCGCCCCGTCCGGAACGCCACGTGCCGCCCCGCAGTCCCGACGACGTGGCCCCGGCCCCGCTGCCCGACGATCCCTTCGCCGGCGCGCACCTGACCGACGCGCCGCCCGCCCCGGCCGACGCGGCCGGCGGGGACCGCCTGCCCCCACCGGCCCGCGAGCGGGAACTGTACATCGTCGAACCCATCACCGAGGAACCCGACTGGAACGCCTTCGGCGGCCCCGACATCCTGGGGGGCCTGCCGCCCGAGGAGGACATGCCCTTCGGGAACGTCTCCCTGCCCGCCCCGCCGTCCCCGGCGGTTCCGGAGACACGCGCCGCGCCCCCGCCGCCGCGCCCCGCCGCACAGGACGCCGCGCCGGCCCCGGCGGACGGGCGCTCCGCCCCGGCGCCCTCGCGTCCCGGTGACATCCGCGCCCACCCGCACTACGAGCTGATCCGCACCCGTTTCAGCGGGCGCGTCCGCGAGATCGGCAAGAACCGCAACGTGCCCGCCGCGCCGGTCACCGACGACAGCGACGACACCGACGACAGCGAGGCCTGA
- a CDS encoding NAD-dependent malic enzyme — protein MPKNLPVSRYYDVKRDPQGQRFIDVHVTGLALLQNPLLNKTTAFTPEERRELGLEGLVPPHTSTFEEQKERTYLRYLKCGSDLEKHEYLRALQDRNEVLFYAILEDHLEEMLPIIYTPTVGEAVRNYSSNYRYPRGFTVSTGDIDRVDDMLENVTVNDVRMIVATDSSAILGIGDQGFGGMAISIGKLSLYTAAGGVGPDKTLPVELDVGTNRQDLIDDPLYLGVHHRRLTGAAYDEFLDAFVEAVSHRYPKAIIQWEDFSRGTAFRVLERYRRVVPSFNDDIQGTGAMALAGLISAARLKGERLSDQVFVVVGAGAAGIGVAMAIRQGLQADGLSAGDANARVFVVDRHGLLMHGQPDLEDQQLSFARRPGDLAGWVFDGEYPGMHDVIVNAKATALLGFTGVPGLFRQESVEAMLAHTPRPIVFPLSNPSSHVEARPADIIHWTRGGAIVASGSPFPDVEYGGKRYPVGQGNNAFIFPGLGFGAVASRAREITDNMVMEAARTLAEFTAQYGERVYPPISDLRELSIQVAVNVALQSIRDGVCAERRIRNMTRDELETVIRDRAWQPRYLPLRKG, from the coding sequence ATGCCGAAGAATCTTCCTGTCTCCCGTTACTACGACGTGAAACGCGACCCGCAGGGGCAGCGTTTCATCGACGTGCACGTGACGGGCCTGGCGTTGCTCCAGAATCCGCTGCTGAACAAGACCACGGCCTTCACGCCCGAGGAACGCCGGGAACTGGGCCTCGAGGGCCTCGTGCCGCCCCACACCAGCACCTTCGAGGAGCAGAAGGAACGCACGTACCTGCGCTACCTCAAGTGTGGCTCCGACCTGGAAAAACACGAGTACCTGCGCGCCCTGCAGGACCGCAACGAGGTGCTGTTCTACGCGATTCTCGAAGACCACCTCGAGGAGATGCTGCCCATCATCTACACGCCCACGGTGGGCGAGGCGGTGCGGAACTACTCCAGCAACTACCGCTACCCGCGCGGCTTCACGGTCAGCACCGGCGACATCGACCGGGTGGACGACATGCTGGAGAACGTCACCGTGAACGACGTGCGCATGATCGTCGCCACCGACTCCAGCGCCATCCTGGGCATCGGGGACCAGGGCTTCGGGGGCATGGCGATCAGCATCGGGAAACTGTCGCTGTACACCGCCGCCGGGGGCGTCGGGCCGGACAAGACCCTCCCGGTCGAACTGGACGTCGGCACCAACCGCCAGGACCTGATCGACGATCCGCTGTACCTGGGCGTGCACCACCGCCGCCTGACCGGCGCGGCCTACGACGAGTTCCTGGACGCGTTCGTGGAGGCCGTGTCGCACCGCTACCCGAAGGCGATCATCCAGTGGGAGGATTTCAGCCGGGGCACGGCGTTCCGGGTGCTGGAACGCTACCGCCGGGTCGTGCCGAGCTTCAACGACGACATCCAGGGCACGGGCGCCATGGCGCTCGCCGGGCTGATCAGCGCCGCGCGCCTCAAGGGCGAGCGGCTGAGCGATCAGGTGTTCGTGGTGGTGGGGGCCGGCGCCGCCGGGATCGGCGTGGCCATGGCCATCCGGCAGGGCCTTCAGGCGGACGGGCTGAGTGCCGGGGACGCGAACGCCCGCGTGTTCGTCGTGGACCGCCACGGTCTGCTGATGCACGGGCAACCGGACCTGGAAGACCAGCAGCTGAGCTTCGCGCGTCGCCCCGGAGACCTCGCCGGCTGGGTGTTCGACGGCGAGTACCCCGGCATGCACGACGTGATCGTGAACGCGAAGGCGACCGCGCTGCTGGGCTTCACGGGCGTGCCCGGCCTGTTCCGGCAGGAGAGCGTCGAGGCGATGCTGGCCCACACGCCGCGCCCGATCGTGTTCCCGCTCAGCAACCCCAGCAGCCACGTCGAGGCGCGCCCCGCCGACATCATCCACTGGACGCGCGGCGGCGCGATCGTCGCGTCCGGCAGTCCCTTCCCCGACGTGGAGTACGGAGGGAAACGCTACCCGGTCGGGCAGGGCAACAACGCCTTCATCTTCCCCGGACTGGGTTTCGGGGCGGTCGCCAGCCGCGCCCGCGAGATCACGGACAACATGGTCATGGAGGCCGCCCGGACGCTGGCCGAATTCACCGCCCAGTACGGCGAACGCGTGTACCCGCCCATCAGCGACCTGCGTGAACTGAGCATCCAGGTGGCCGTGAACGTCGCCCTGCAGTCCATCCGGGACGGCGTGTGCGCCGAACGCCGCATCCGCAACATGACCCGCGACGAACTGGAAACCGTGATCCGCGACCGCGCGTGGCAACCCCGCTACCTGCCGCTGCGCAAGGGTTGA
- a CDS encoding glycoside hydrolase family 10 protein — protein MTFLLLRRAAPLLLTSALALTAVPGQVAAQEVPPTPEAAPPTPAPLASAPAPLASGANLRGLWIDAFGPGLKTRAQVTQTVNDAARLGVNTLFVQAIRRADCLCLKASVPAVTDPDLPAGFDPLREVTAQAHARGMRVIAWVSVTGVANTTVPNSNPAHVMRLHGPDAGANSWLARRPNGTWLEGRDAWLDAGIPAAAEYMTQAVVSLVRNYPVDGVQLDRIRYPDGEVWGYDAKTLARYRAETGRAGTPATGDPVWAAWKRQQVTNLVRRITLESKALRPDLWVSAATITYQTAPRAGDLVAFRRTRTYGDVLQDWPEWMRAGLIDLNVLMNYKRDALPEQADWFDGWNAFALSVRARPDGAQAAVAAGTAMYLNDPAVTAAQARRSVQAGMGWVGYSYRTPTADVYGQRQAAGQGLNAVQAVLSAPGMPLERPLRWTDAPPTVRGLLGRVTGTAAPGNRTVQAWQGGQVVAEALTDALGYYGFAALPPGKTEVRVSGQRWADTIPERGVVRLPDLLVRDTPPLPALPAGR, from the coding sequence ATGACGTTCCTCCTGCTGCGCCGCGCCGCCCCGTTGCTCCTGACCTCCGCCCTCGCGCTGACTGCCGTTCCGGGGCAGGTGGCCGCCCAGGAAGTGCCGCCCACGCCGGAAGCCGCGCCGCCCACCCCGGCCCCGCTGGCGTCTGCCCCGGCCCCGCTGGCGTCCGGTGCGAACCTGCGCGGCCTGTGGATAGACGCCTTCGGGCCGGGCCTGAAGACGCGGGCGCAGGTCACGCAGACCGTGAACGACGCCGCGCGGCTGGGCGTGAACACCCTGTTCGTGCAGGCCATCCGCCGCGCCGACTGCCTGTGCCTGAAGGCCAGCGTGCCGGCCGTGACCGACCCGGACCTGCCGGCGGGTTTCGATCCGCTGCGCGAGGTGACGGCCCAGGCGCACGCACGCGGAATGCGCGTGATCGCGTGGGTCAGCGTGACCGGCGTGGCGAACACCACCGTCCCCAACAGCAACCCCGCGCACGTGATGCGCCTTCACGGGCCGGATGCCGGCGCGAACTCCTGGCTGGCGCGCCGTCCGAACGGCACGTGGCTCGAGGGACGGGACGCGTGGCTGGACGCCGGGATTCCTGCCGCCGCCGAGTACATGACGCAGGCGGTCGTGAGCCTCGTGCGGAACTACCCGGTGGACGGCGTGCAGCTCGACCGGATCCGCTACCCGGACGGGGAGGTGTGGGGCTACGATGCCAAGACCCTGGCCCGCTACCGCGCCGAGACGGGCCGCGCCGGCACGCCCGCCACCGGTGACCCCGTCTGGGCGGCCTGGAAACGGCAGCAGGTCACCAACCTGGTGCGGCGCATCACGCTGGAAAGCAAGGCGCTGCGCCCGGACCTGTGGGTCAGCGCGGCGACCATCACGTACCAGACCGCGCCGCGTGCCGGGGACCTCGTGGCGTTCCGCCGCACCCGCACCTACGGGGACGTGCTGCAGGACTGGCCGGAGTGGATGCGCGCGGGCCTGATCGACCTGAACGTCCTGATGAACTACAAGCGGGACGCGCTGCCCGAACAGGCCGACTGGTTCGACGGCTGGAACGCCTTTGCGCTGTCGGTGCGTGCCCGCCCGGACGGCGCGCAGGCCGCCGTGGCGGCCGGGACGGCCATGTACCTGAACGACCCGGCCGTGACGGCCGCGCAGGCCCGCCGGTCGGTGCAGGCCGGGATGGGCTGGGTGGGGTACTCGTACCGCACGCCGACCGCCGACGTGTACGGGCAGCGGCAGGCAGCCGGGCAGGGACTGAACGCCGTGCAGGCGGTGCTGAGTGCGCCGGGCATGCCGCTGGAACGCCCGCTGCGCTGGACGGACGCGCCGCCCACCGTGCGGGGACTGCTGGGCCGCGTGACCGGCACCGCCGCGCCCGGCAACCGGACCGTGCAGGCGTGGCAGGGCGGGCAGGTGGTGGCCGAGGCGCTCACGGACGCGCTGGGGTACTACGGGTTCGCGGCCCTGCCGCCCGGGAAGACCGAGGTGCGGGTCAGCGGGCAGCGCTGGGCGGACACCATTCCCGAGCGGGGCGTGGTGCGCCTGCCGGACCTGCTGGTCCGGGACACGCCGCCCCTCCCGGCCCTGCCGGCCGGACGCTGA